ATCATCGCTCTGGCGAATGCGACAGGCGGCGAGCGCCTGGAAGATTTCCGCGGCCTGGCAAGGCGCTCACCCCTGGTTGCGGCCTGTACAGCACTTTGCCTGCTCTCCCTCGCAGGTATACCGCCCCTGGCAGGCTTTATGAGCAAGGTTTTCATCTTTACTGCCGTCTGGGGGCAAAATCTCGGCTGGCTTGTCGTGATTGCCTTACTCAATACGGTCGTGTCGCTGGTCTACTACGGAAACATCGTGAGATCCATGTACTTCGATGCCCCGCCCAAGCCGGACTACTTCCGACCCTCACCCACCATAGCGACCTCGATCACTGTAGCGACGGCGGGCCTGCTCGTCCTCTTTTTCGGCGCGCAACTCTTGCTGGCCGTATCCGATCCCTCGGCGGGCAGCCTGCTCGCCTTCCTGGTTGGCAAATAAAACATGTAATGAGGTGAAGCATGAGCCTTCACCTCATTCTAATGTTTATTATGTTGGTGAAGTCCATACCCTGGCATTACGAAAAACAACCTCGGTCGAATGCGAATCATTATCAGCGAAAACTCCAATTTGCCCCTCCGAGTAGTTATTATCGATAACGTTTCTAATAAGCTGATCATTTACATAGACAGACAGTGAATTATCGTATGCAACAGCCGCGATGGTGTTAAGTTGATCATAGCCCGCATTGATTATAGGGGAGGAGCCACTAGCGAACGTTGTAGCCGCCTGCCCATGACTATTATAGAATAAGAATTCGTATGATCCATCCTGACAAATGCGGAAGTAATAATAATGACCGGTGATGATATTGCCACGAAAGAAAATGGCGCCACAATCCCCTGCAATAATAGTGATCTGTGTCTCAAAAGCAAAGTTGCTAAAGTCTGTATTTTGTGCTGCACAGCCATGGTAAAGTGGGCTTACTGGTGCGGTAACTAAAAGAGCTCCTCCTGAAAACATGCAACTTCCGCCGCTATCGCTGTTCTGCGTCCAATTGTATCCCAGGCTATTGTCCTTTAGTGGGTCAAGCAATGCCAGCTTCCAATTATATGGAGGATATGGGTCACGATTCGCGGCTACGACTGTGGTAGTAGCATTTCCCTCAGCAATGGTAGTCGTCGTAATAATCGTCTGAGCAGTTGCTGTTGCATGATTAGCCTGTGCTGTCCCCTGGGCGGCGAAAGTGCTAGCATCTCTGGCCTGGGTAGTTCCTATCACATTCGAATTGTTACTATTGTTGGTTTGTCCGCTGCTCTTAAAAAGGAGCACTCCCACACTGCCCAATACAACAAGTAATACCAGGCCAAACAAGACAAAAACCCTGCCGGTAGAGAAGCCTTGACGCCTGCCAGGCGTTCCGGTTTCTGCTGGACGCGGCATAAGAGGAACTGGGGACAATCCTCCTGGATTAGACGCGGGAAGGGTCCTCTCGACACCGCCAGAATCTGGCTGGAGAACAGTTGCCGGTAACGAATTGGAATACAGGTATGGCGTGACGGGATTTTTCACTAAGGTTGGCCCATCAGCGCTTTGCAGGGCTTGCTGGAAGGCCTGAGCAAAGGCAGCTATGGATGCATAACGATTCTGAGGTTGTTTGTCCAGTGCTTTCAATAATACAGCATCGATTTCCTGGGAAATACGGGGATTAAGTGTGCTGGGTGGCTGTGGTAGCTCGTTGGCGTGCAGGTACATCATACGCATCGGCGGACCCTGAAATGGGGGACGACCGGCCAACATTTCATAAACCATGATCGCCAGTGCATATTGGTCGGTTGCAGGTACTGGATCGCCACTCCATTGCTCAGGAGCCATATAAGTTGGAGTACCACGCACACTATGGCTGATATTTGAGGTTGCGCTGCTCAATTTTGCCACGCCAAAATCGGCTAGTAGAAGGTCGGGACGAGCAGGGTTCTCCGGGTTGCTACGAATGAGAAAATTGGAAGGCTT
This portion of the Ktedonobacteraceae bacterium genome encodes:
- a CDS encoding protein kinase — translated: MAFEGLKLGHYQLLRLIGSGGMGEVYLAEDIQLHRQVALKVIRTESSTYPGSLESQEAARLFQREARAIAMLDHPYILPLFDYGEEKVGGREYIFLVMPFRQEGSLANWLQQYGNRFNLENIARFTQQAASALQYAHNHAIIHQDVKPSNFLIRSNPENPARPDLLLADFGVAKLSSATSNISHSVRGTPTYMAPEQWSGDPVPATDQYALAIMVYEMLAGRPPFQGPPMRMMYLHANELPQPPSTLNPRISQEIDAVLLKALDKQPQNRYASIAAFAQAFQQALQSADGPTLVKNPVTPYLYSNSLPATVLQPDSGGVERTLPASNPGGLSPVPLMPRPAETGTPGRRQGFSTGRVFVLFGLVLLVVLGSVGVLLFKSSGQTNNSNNSNVIGTTQARDASTFAAQGTAQANHATATAQTIITTTTIAEGNATTTVVAANRDPYPPYNWKLALLDPLKDNSLGYNWTQNSDSGGSCMFSGGALLVTAPVSPLYHGCAAQNTDFSNFAFETQITIIAGDCGAIFFRGNIITGHYYYFRICQDGSYEFLFYNSHGQAATTFASGSSPIINAGYDQLNTIAAVAYDNSLSVYVNDQLIRNVIDNNYSEGQIGVFADNDSHSTEVVFRNARVWTSPT